One Sus scrofa isolate TJ Tabasco breed Duroc chromosome 1, Sscrofa11.1, whole genome shotgun sequence DNA segment encodes these proteins:
- the RALGDS gene encoding ral guanine nucleotide dissociation stimulator isoform X2: MVQRMWAEAAGPAGGAEPLFPGSRRSRSVWDAVRLEVGGPDSCPVVLHSFTQLDPDLPRLESSTQEIGEELVNGVVYSISLRKVQVHHGATKGQRWLGCENESALNLYETCKVRTVKAGTLEKLVGHLVPAFQGSDLSYVTVFLCTYRAFTTTQQVLDLLFERYGRCDALTASSRYGCILPYAHEDGGPQDQLKNAISSILGTWLDQYSEDFCQPPDFPCLKQLVAYVQLNMPGSDLERRAHLLLAQLEHAELTQAEPEALKPAPELELAPAPLLAPSPVPAPDLEPVPGPDLEPALAPAPDPEPAPAPAPTPELELALSQSLELEPASAPEPSWPSPVAAEKGLGEEKPHLLAFPAVLVAEQFTLMDAELFKKVVPYHCLGSIWSQRDKKGKEHLAPTVRATVTQFNNVANCVITTCLGDRSVTARGRARVVEHWIQVARECRALKNFSSLYAILSALQSNSIHRLKKTWDEVSRESFRIFQKLSEIFSDENNYSLSRELLIKEGTSKFATLEMNPKRAQKRPKETGVIQGTVPYLGTFLTDLVMLDTAMKDYLYGRLINFEKRRKEFEVIAQIKLLQSACNNYSIAPEEQFRAWFQAMEWLSETESYNLSCELEPPSESASNTLRVKKNAAIVKRWSDRQAPSTELSASSSCHSKSCDQLRCSPYLSSGDIADALSVHSAGSSSSDVEEINVSFVPESPDGQEKKFWESASQSSPETSGISSASSSTSSSSASTTPVATARTHKRSVSGVCSHGSSLPLYNQQVGDCCIIRVSLDVDNGNMYKSILVTSQDKAPAVIRKAMDKHNLDEDEPEDYELVQVISEDRKLKIPDNANVFYAMNSTANYDFVLKKRTFTKGAKVRHGASSTLPRMKQKGLKIAKGIF, translated from the exons ATGGTGCAGCGCATGTGGGCCGAGGCGGCTGGGCCTGCGGGCGGCGCCGAGCCGCTGTTTCCGGGCTCCCGGCGGAGCCGCAGCGTGTGGGACGCCGTGCGCCTGGAGGTGGGCGGCCCCGACAGCTGCCCGGTGGTGCTGCACAGCTTCACGCAGCTCGACCCCGACCTGCCGCGCCTGGAG AGCTCCACACAGGAGATTGGCGAGGAGCTGGTCAACGGGGTCGTGTACTCCATCTCCCTGCGGAAGGTCCAGGTGCACCACGGAGCCACCAAGGGCCAGCGCTGGCTCGGG TGTGAAAATGAGTCGGCCCTGAACCTGTATGAGACCTGCAAGGTGCGGACGGTGAAGGCAGGTACCCTGGAGAAGCTGGTGGGGCACCTGGTGCCCGCCTTCCAGGGCAGCGACCTCTCCTACGTCACCGTCTTCCTGTGCACCTACCGGGCCTTCACCACCACCCAGCAAGTCCTGGACCTGCTGTTCGAAAG GTACGGTAGGTGTGACGCACTCACGGCCTCCTCTAGATACGGCTGCATCCTGCCTTATGCCCACGAGGACGGCGGGCCCCAGGACCAGCTGAAAAA TGCCATCTCCTCCATCCTGGGCACCTGGCTGGACCAGTACTCGGAGGACTTCTGTCAGCCCCCCGACTTTCCCTGCCTCaagcagctggtggcctatgtgCAGCTCAACATGCCCGGCTCCGACCTGGAGCGCCGTGCCCACCTTCTCCTGGCCCAGCTGGAGCATGCAGAACTCACCCAGGCAGAGCCAGAGG CTCTGAAACCAGCCCCAGAGCTAGAGCTGGCTCCAGCACCCCTTCTAGCACCCAGTCCAGTGCCAGCGCCAGACCTGGAGCCAGTGCCAGGCCCAGACCTAGAGCCAGCTCTTGCGCCAGCTCCAGACCCAGAgccagcaccagcaccagcaccgACTCCTGAGCTGGAGCTGGCTCTGTCGCAAAGCCTAGAGCTAGAGCCCGCCTCGGCACCGGAGCCCTCCTGGCCCTCACCCGTGGCTGCAGAGAAGGGGCTCGGGGAGGAGAAGCCTCACCTCCTGGCATTCCCTGCCGTCCTGGTGGCGGAGCAGTTCACGCTGATGGATGCG gaGCTGTTCAAGAAAGTGGTGCCCTACCACTGCCTGGGCTCCATCTGGTCCCAGCGGGACAAGAAGGGCAAGGAGCACCTGGCTCCCACCGTCCGCGCCACCGTCACCCAGTTCAACAACGTGGCCAACTGTGTCATCACCACCTGCCTCGGGGACCGGAGCGTGACGGCCCGGGGCAGGGCCCGGGTGGTGGAGCACTGGATCCAGGTGGCCAGG GAGTGCCGGGCGCTTAAGAACTTCTCATCCCTCTACGCCATCCTCTCGGCTCTGCAGAGCAACTCCATCCACCGACTGAAAAAGACGTGGGATGAAGTCTCCAG ggaGAGCTTCCGGATCTTTCAGAAGCTGTCAGAGATTTTCTCAGATGAGAACAACTACTCGCTGAGCAGAGAGCTGCTTATCAAG GAGGGGACCTCCAAGTTTGCCACCCTGGAAATGAACCCCAAGAGAGCCCAGAAGCGACCCAAGGAGACG GGTGTCATCCAGGGTACCGTTCCCTACCTGGGCACCTTCCTCACAGACCTGGTGATGCTGGACACGGCGATGAAGGACTATCTGTAT GGCAGACTGATCAACTTcgagaagagaaggaag GAATTCGAAGTCATCGCCCAGATCAAGCTGCTCCAGTCGGCCTGCAACAATTACAGCATCGCGCCCGAGGAGCAGTTCCGGGCCTGGTTCCAGGCCATGGAGTGGCTCAGCGAGACTGAGAG CTACAACTTGTCCTGTGAGCTGGAGCCCCCCTCGGAGTCAGCCAGCAACACCCTCAGGGTCAAGAAGAACGCAGCCATCGTCAAGCGCTGGAGCGA CCGCCAGGCCCCCAGCACGGAGCTCAGTGCCagcagcagctgccactccaagTCCTGTGACCAGCTCAGGTGCAGCCCCTACCTCAGCAGCGGGGACATTGCTGACGCACTCAGCGTCCACTCAGCTGGGTCCTCCAGCTCCGACGTGGAGGAGATCAACGTGAGCTTTGTCCCAGAGTCCCCCGATGGCCAGGAGAAGAAG TTCTGGGAGTCGGCCTCCCAGTCGTCCCCGGAGACCTCCGGCATCAGCTCGGCCTCCAGcagcacctcctcctcctcagcctccaCCACGCCCGTGGCCACCGCCCGCACCCACAAGCGCTCCGTCTCCGGGGTCTGCAGCCATGGCTCCTCGCTGCCCCTCTACAACCAGCAGGTGGGCGACTGCTGCATCATCCGGGTCAGCCTGGACGTGGACAACGGCAACATGTACAAGAGCATCCTG gtgACCAGCCAGGACAAGGCTCCGGCTGTCATCCGCAAGGCCATGGACAAACACAACCTGGACG
- the RALGDS gene encoding ral guanine nucleotide dissociation stimulator isoform X9, with amino-acid sequence MMVDCQSSTQEIGEELVNGVVYSISLRKVQVHHGATKGQRWLGCENESALNLYETCKVRTVKAGTLEKLVGHLVPAFQGSDLSYVTVFLCTYRAFTTTQQVLDLLFERYGCILPYAHEDGGPQDQLKNAISSILGTWLDQYSEDFCQPPDFPCLKQLVAYVQLNMPGSDLERRAHLLLAQLEHAELTQAEPEALKPAPELELAPAPLLAPSPVPAPDLEPVPGPDLEPALAPAPDPEPAPAPAPTPELELALSQSLELEPASAPEPSWPSPVAAEKGLGEEKPHLLAFPAVLVAEQFTLMDAELFKKVVPYHCLGSIWSQRDKKGKEHLAPTVRATVTQFNNVANCVITTCLGDRSVTARGRARVVEHWIQVARECRALKNFSSLYAILSALQSNSIHRLKKTWDEVSRESFRIFQKLSEIFSDENNYSLSRELLIKEGTSKFATLEMNPKRAQKRPKETGVIQGTVPYLGTFLTDLVMLDTAMKDYLYGRLINFEKRRKEFEVIAQIKLLQSACNNYSIAPEEQFRAWFQAMEWLSETESYNLSCELEPPSESASNTLRVKKNAAIVKRWSDRQAPSTELSASSSCHSKSCDQLRCSPYLSSGDIADALSVHSAGSSSSDVEEINVSFVPESPDGQEKKFWESASQSSPETSGISSASSSTSSSSASTTPVATARTHKRSVSGVCSHGSSLPLYNQQVGDCCIIRVSLDVDNGNMYKSILVTSQDKAPAVIRKAMDKHNLDEDEPEDYELVQVISEDRKLKIPDNANVFYAMNSTANYDFVLKKRTFTKGAKVRHGASSTLPRMKQKGLKIAKGIF; translated from the exons AGCTCCACACAGGAGATTGGCGAGGAGCTGGTCAACGGGGTCGTGTACTCCATCTCCCTGCGGAAGGTCCAGGTGCACCACGGAGCCACCAAGGGCCAGCGCTGGCTCGGG TGTGAAAATGAGTCGGCCCTGAACCTGTATGAGACCTGCAAGGTGCGGACGGTGAAGGCAGGTACCCTGGAGAAGCTGGTGGGGCACCTGGTGCCCGCCTTCCAGGGCAGCGACCTCTCCTACGTCACCGTCTTCCTGTGCACCTACCGGGCCTTCACCACCACCCAGCAAGTCCTGGACCTGCTGTTCGAAAG ATACGGCTGCATCCTGCCTTATGCCCACGAGGACGGCGGGCCCCAGGACCAGCTGAAAAA TGCCATCTCCTCCATCCTGGGCACCTGGCTGGACCAGTACTCGGAGGACTTCTGTCAGCCCCCCGACTTTCCCTGCCTCaagcagctggtggcctatgtgCAGCTCAACATGCCCGGCTCCGACCTGGAGCGCCGTGCCCACCTTCTCCTGGCCCAGCTGGAGCATGCAGAACTCACCCAGGCAGAGCCAGAGG CTCTGAAACCAGCCCCAGAGCTAGAGCTGGCTCCAGCACCCCTTCTAGCACCCAGTCCAGTGCCAGCGCCAGACCTGGAGCCAGTGCCAGGCCCAGACCTAGAGCCAGCTCTTGCGCCAGCTCCAGACCCAGAgccagcaccagcaccagcaccgACTCCTGAGCTGGAGCTGGCTCTGTCGCAAAGCCTAGAGCTAGAGCCCGCCTCGGCACCGGAGCCCTCCTGGCCCTCACCCGTGGCTGCAGAGAAGGGGCTCGGGGAGGAGAAGCCTCACCTCCTGGCATTCCCTGCCGTCCTGGTGGCGGAGCAGTTCACGCTGATGGATGCG gaGCTGTTCAAGAAAGTGGTGCCCTACCACTGCCTGGGCTCCATCTGGTCCCAGCGGGACAAGAAGGGCAAGGAGCACCTGGCTCCCACCGTCCGCGCCACCGTCACCCAGTTCAACAACGTGGCCAACTGTGTCATCACCACCTGCCTCGGGGACCGGAGCGTGACGGCCCGGGGCAGGGCCCGGGTGGTGGAGCACTGGATCCAGGTGGCCAGG GAGTGCCGGGCGCTTAAGAACTTCTCATCCCTCTACGCCATCCTCTCGGCTCTGCAGAGCAACTCCATCCACCGACTGAAAAAGACGTGGGATGAAGTCTCCAG ggaGAGCTTCCGGATCTTTCAGAAGCTGTCAGAGATTTTCTCAGATGAGAACAACTACTCGCTGAGCAGAGAGCTGCTTATCAAG GAGGGGACCTCCAAGTTTGCCACCCTGGAAATGAACCCCAAGAGAGCCCAGAAGCGACCCAAGGAGACG GGTGTCATCCAGGGTACCGTTCCCTACCTGGGCACCTTCCTCACAGACCTGGTGATGCTGGACACGGCGATGAAGGACTATCTGTAT GGCAGACTGATCAACTTcgagaagagaaggaag GAATTCGAAGTCATCGCCCAGATCAAGCTGCTCCAGTCGGCCTGCAACAATTACAGCATCGCGCCCGAGGAGCAGTTCCGGGCCTGGTTCCAGGCCATGGAGTGGCTCAGCGAGACTGAGAG CTACAACTTGTCCTGTGAGCTGGAGCCCCCCTCGGAGTCAGCCAGCAACACCCTCAGGGTCAAGAAGAACGCAGCCATCGTCAAGCGCTGGAGCGA CCGCCAGGCCCCCAGCACGGAGCTCAGTGCCagcagcagctgccactccaagTCCTGTGACCAGCTCAGGTGCAGCCCCTACCTCAGCAGCGGGGACATTGCTGACGCACTCAGCGTCCACTCAGCTGGGTCCTCCAGCTCCGACGTGGAGGAGATCAACGTGAGCTTTGTCCCAGAGTCCCCCGATGGCCAGGAGAAGAAG TTCTGGGAGTCGGCCTCCCAGTCGTCCCCGGAGACCTCCGGCATCAGCTCGGCCTCCAGcagcacctcctcctcctcagcctccaCCACGCCCGTGGCCACCGCCCGCACCCACAAGCGCTCCGTCTCCGGGGTCTGCAGCCATGGCTCCTCGCTGCCCCTCTACAACCAGCAGGTGGGCGACTGCTGCATCATCCGGGTCAGCCTGGACGTGGACAACGGCAACATGTACAAGAGCATCCTG gtgACCAGCCAGGACAAGGCTCCGGCTGTCATCCGCAAGGCCATGGACAAACACAACCTGGACG
- the RALGDS gene encoding ral guanine nucleotide dissociation stimulator isoform X4 — protein sequence MCLRAGSGAPVQPPLPSASVILCTPPAAHQDPRRSSTQEIGEELVNGVVYSISLRKVQVHHGATKGQRWLGCENESALNLYETCKVRTVKAGTLEKLVGHLVPAFQGSDLSYVTVFLCTYRAFTTTQQVLDLLFESRYGRCDALTASSRYGCILPYAHEDGGPQDQLKNAISSILGTWLDQYSEDFCQPPDFPCLKQLVAYVQLNMPGSDLERRAHLLLAQLEHAELTQAEPEALKPAPELELAPAPLLAPSPVPAPDLEPVPGPDLEPALAPAPDPEPAPAPAPTPELELALSQSLELEPASAPEPSWPSPVAAEKGLGEEKPHLLAFPAVLVAEQFTLMDAELFKKVVPYHCLGSIWSQRDKKGKEHLAPTVRATVTQFNNVANCVITTCLGDRSVTARGRARVVEHWIQVARECRALKNFSSLYAILSALQSNSIHRLKKTWDEVSRESFRIFQKLSEIFSDENNYSLSRELLIKEGTSKFATLEMNPKRAQKRPKETGVIQGTVPYLGTFLTDLVMLDTAMKDYLYGRLINFEKRRKEFEVIAQIKLLQSACNNYSIAPEEQFRAWFQAMEWLSETESYNLSCELEPPSESASNTLRVKKNAAIVKRWSDRQAPSTELSASSSCHSKSCDQLRCSPYLSSGDIADALSVHSAGSSSSDVEEINVSFVPESPDGQEKKFWESASQSSPETSGISSASSSTSSSSASTTPVATARTHKRSVSGVCSHGSSLPLYNQQVGDCCIIRVSLDVDNGNMYKSILVTSQDKAPAVIRKAMDKHNLDEDEPEDYELVQVISEDRKLKIPDNANVFYAMNSTANYDFVLKKRTFTKGAKVRHGASSTLPRMKQKGLKIAKGIF from the exons ATGTGCCTGCGGGCCGGCTCCGGAGCCCCCGTCCAGCCGCCTCTCCCCTCGGCCTCTGTGATCCTGTGCACCCCGCCGGCTGCCCACCAGGATCCCAGGAGG AGCTCCACACAGGAGATTGGCGAGGAGCTGGTCAACGGGGTCGTGTACTCCATCTCCCTGCGGAAGGTCCAGGTGCACCACGGAGCCACCAAGGGCCAGCGCTGGCTCGGG TGTGAAAATGAGTCGGCCCTGAACCTGTATGAGACCTGCAAGGTGCGGACGGTGAAGGCAGGTACCCTGGAGAAGCTGGTGGGGCACCTGGTGCCCGCCTTCCAGGGCAGCGACCTCTCCTACGTCACCGTCTTCCTGTGCACCTACCGGGCCTTCACCACCACCCAGCAAGTCCTGGACCTGCTGTTCGAAAG CAGGTACGGTAGGTGTGACGCACTCACGGCCTCCTCTAGATACGGCTGCATCCTGCCTTATGCCCACGAGGACGGCGGGCCCCAGGACCAGCTGAAAAA TGCCATCTCCTCCATCCTGGGCACCTGGCTGGACCAGTACTCGGAGGACTTCTGTCAGCCCCCCGACTTTCCCTGCCTCaagcagctggtggcctatgtgCAGCTCAACATGCCCGGCTCCGACCTGGAGCGCCGTGCCCACCTTCTCCTGGCCCAGCTGGAGCATGCAGAACTCACCCAGGCAGAGCCAGAGG CTCTGAAACCAGCCCCAGAGCTAGAGCTGGCTCCAGCACCCCTTCTAGCACCCAGTCCAGTGCCAGCGCCAGACCTGGAGCCAGTGCCAGGCCCAGACCTAGAGCCAGCTCTTGCGCCAGCTCCAGACCCAGAgccagcaccagcaccagcaccgACTCCTGAGCTGGAGCTGGCTCTGTCGCAAAGCCTAGAGCTAGAGCCCGCCTCGGCACCGGAGCCCTCCTGGCCCTCACCCGTGGCTGCAGAGAAGGGGCTCGGGGAGGAGAAGCCTCACCTCCTGGCATTCCCTGCCGTCCTGGTGGCGGAGCAGTTCACGCTGATGGATGCG gaGCTGTTCAAGAAAGTGGTGCCCTACCACTGCCTGGGCTCCATCTGGTCCCAGCGGGACAAGAAGGGCAAGGAGCACCTGGCTCCCACCGTCCGCGCCACCGTCACCCAGTTCAACAACGTGGCCAACTGTGTCATCACCACCTGCCTCGGGGACCGGAGCGTGACGGCCCGGGGCAGGGCCCGGGTGGTGGAGCACTGGATCCAGGTGGCCAGG GAGTGCCGGGCGCTTAAGAACTTCTCATCCCTCTACGCCATCCTCTCGGCTCTGCAGAGCAACTCCATCCACCGACTGAAAAAGACGTGGGATGAAGTCTCCAG ggaGAGCTTCCGGATCTTTCAGAAGCTGTCAGAGATTTTCTCAGATGAGAACAACTACTCGCTGAGCAGAGAGCTGCTTATCAAG GAGGGGACCTCCAAGTTTGCCACCCTGGAAATGAACCCCAAGAGAGCCCAGAAGCGACCCAAGGAGACG GGTGTCATCCAGGGTACCGTTCCCTACCTGGGCACCTTCCTCACAGACCTGGTGATGCTGGACACGGCGATGAAGGACTATCTGTAT GGCAGACTGATCAACTTcgagaagagaaggaag GAATTCGAAGTCATCGCCCAGATCAAGCTGCTCCAGTCGGCCTGCAACAATTACAGCATCGCGCCCGAGGAGCAGTTCCGGGCCTGGTTCCAGGCCATGGAGTGGCTCAGCGAGACTGAGAG CTACAACTTGTCCTGTGAGCTGGAGCCCCCCTCGGAGTCAGCCAGCAACACCCTCAGGGTCAAGAAGAACGCAGCCATCGTCAAGCGCTGGAGCGA CCGCCAGGCCCCCAGCACGGAGCTCAGTGCCagcagcagctgccactccaagTCCTGTGACCAGCTCAGGTGCAGCCCCTACCTCAGCAGCGGGGACATTGCTGACGCACTCAGCGTCCACTCAGCTGGGTCCTCCAGCTCCGACGTGGAGGAGATCAACGTGAGCTTTGTCCCAGAGTCCCCCGATGGCCAGGAGAAGAAG TTCTGGGAGTCGGCCTCCCAGTCGTCCCCGGAGACCTCCGGCATCAGCTCGGCCTCCAGcagcacctcctcctcctcagcctccaCCACGCCCGTGGCCACCGCCCGCACCCACAAGCGCTCCGTCTCCGGGGTCTGCAGCCATGGCTCCTCGCTGCCCCTCTACAACCAGCAGGTGGGCGACTGCTGCATCATCCGGGTCAGCCTGGACGTGGACAACGGCAACATGTACAAGAGCATCCTG gtgACCAGCCAGGACAAGGCTCCGGCTGTCATCCGCAAGGCCATGGACAAACACAACCTGGACG
- the RALGDS gene encoding ral guanine nucleotide dissociation stimulator isoform X3, translating to MVQRMWAEAAGPAGGAEPLFPGSRRSRSVWDAVRLEVGGPDSCPVVLHSFTQLDPDLPRLESSTQEIGEELVNGVVYSISLRKVQVHHGATKGQRWLGCENESALNLYETCKVRTVKAGTLEKLVGHLVPAFQGSDLSYVTVFLCTYRAFTTTQQVLDLLFERYGCILPYAHEDGGPQDQLKNAISSILGTWLDQYSEDFCQPPDFPCLKQLVAYVQLNMPGSDLERRAHLLLAQLEHAELTQAEPEALKPAPELELAPAPLLAPSPVPAPDLEPVPGPDLEPALAPAPDPEPAPAPAPTPELELALSQSLELEPASAPEPSWPSPVAAEKGLGEEKPHLLAFPAVLVAEQFTLMDAELFKKVVPYHCLGSIWSQRDKKGKEHLAPTVRATVTQFNNVANCVITTCLGDRSVTARGRARVVEHWIQVARECRALKNFSSLYAILSALQSNSIHRLKKTWDEVSRESFRIFQKLSEIFSDENNYSLSRELLIKEGTSKFATLEMNPKRAQKRPKETGVIQGTVPYLGTFLTDLVMLDTAMKDYLYGRLINFEKRRKEFEVIAQIKLLQSACNNYSIAPEEQFRAWFQAMEWLSETESYNLSCELEPPSESASNTLRVKKNAAIVKRWSDRQAPSTELSASSSCHSKSCDQLRCSPYLSSGDIADALSVHSAGSSSSDVEEINVSFVPESPDGQEKKFWESASQSSPETSGISSASSSTSSSSASTTPVATARTHKRSVSGVCSHGSSLPLYNQQVGDCCIIRVSLDVDNGNMYKSILVTSQDKAPAVIRKAMDKHNLDEDEPEDYELVQVISEDRKLKIPDNANVFYAMNSTANYDFVLKKRTFTKGAKVRHGASSTLPRMKQKGLKIAKGIF from the exons ATGGTGCAGCGCATGTGGGCCGAGGCGGCTGGGCCTGCGGGCGGCGCCGAGCCGCTGTTTCCGGGCTCCCGGCGGAGCCGCAGCGTGTGGGACGCCGTGCGCCTGGAGGTGGGCGGCCCCGACAGCTGCCCGGTGGTGCTGCACAGCTTCACGCAGCTCGACCCCGACCTGCCGCGCCTGGAG AGCTCCACACAGGAGATTGGCGAGGAGCTGGTCAACGGGGTCGTGTACTCCATCTCCCTGCGGAAGGTCCAGGTGCACCACGGAGCCACCAAGGGCCAGCGCTGGCTCGGG TGTGAAAATGAGTCGGCCCTGAACCTGTATGAGACCTGCAAGGTGCGGACGGTGAAGGCAGGTACCCTGGAGAAGCTGGTGGGGCACCTGGTGCCCGCCTTCCAGGGCAGCGACCTCTCCTACGTCACCGTCTTCCTGTGCACCTACCGGGCCTTCACCACCACCCAGCAAGTCCTGGACCTGCTGTTCGAAAG ATACGGCTGCATCCTGCCTTATGCCCACGAGGACGGCGGGCCCCAGGACCAGCTGAAAAA TGCCATCTCCTCCATCCTGGGCACCTGGCTGGACCAGTACTCGGAGGACTTCTGTCAGCCCCCCGACTTTCCCTGCCTCaagcagctggtggcctatgtgCAGCTCAACATGCCCGGCTCCGACCTGGAGCGCCGTGCCCACCTTCTCCTGGCCCAGCTGGAGCATGCAGAACTCACCCAGGCAGAGCCAGAGG CTCTGAAACCAGCCCCAGAGCTAGAGCTGGCTCCAGCACCCCTTCTAGCACCCAGTCCAGTGCCAGCGCCAGACCTGGAGCCAGTGCCAGGCCCAGACCTAGAGCCAGCTCTTGCGCCAGCTCCAGACCCAGAgccagcaccagcaccagcaccgACTCCTGAGCTGGAGCTGGCTCTGTCGCAAAGCCTAGAGCTAGAGCCCGCCTCGGCACCGGAGCCCTCCTGGCCCTCACCCGTGGCTGCAGAGAAGGGGCTCGGGGAGGAGAAGCCTCACCTCCTGGCATTCCCTGCCGTCCTGGTGGCGGAGCAGTTCACGCTGATGGATGCG gaGCTGTTCAAGAAAGTGGTGCCCTACCACTGCCTGGGCTCCATCTGGTCCCAGCGGGACAAGAAGGGCAAGGAGCACCTGGCTCCCACCGTCCGCGCCACCGTCACCCAGTTCAACAACGTGGCCAACTGTGTCATCACCACCTGCCTCGGGGACCGGAGCGTGACGGCCCGGGGCAGGGCCCGGGTGGTGGAGCACTGGATCCAGGTGGCCAGG GAGTGCCGGGCGCTTAAGAACTTCTCATCCCTCTACGCCATCCTCTCGGCTCTGCAGAGCAACTCCATCCACCGACTGAAAAAGACGTGGGATGAAGTCTCCAG ggaGAGCTTCCGGATCTTTCAGAAGCTGTCAGAGATTTTCTCAGATGAGAACAACTACTCGCTGAGCAGAGAGCTGCTTATCAAG GAGGGGACCTCCAAGTTTGCCACCCTGGAAATGAACCCCAAGAGAGCCCAGAAGCGACCCAAGGAGACG GGTGTCATCCAGGGTACCGTTCCCTACCTGGGCACCTTCCTCACAGACCTGGTGATGCTGGACACGGCGATGAAGGACTATCTGTAT GGCAGACTGATCAACTTcgagaagagaaggaag GAATTCGAAGTCATCGCCCAGATCAAGCTGCTCCAGTCGGCCTGCAACAATTACAGCATCGCGCCCGAGGAGCAGTTCCGGGCCTGGTTCCAGGCCATGGAGTGGCTCAGCGAGACTGAGAG CTACAACTTGTCCTGTGAGCTGGAGCCCCCCTCGGAGTCAGCCAGCAACACCCTCAGGGTCAAGAAGAACGCAGCCATCGTCAAGCGCTGGAGCGA CCGCCAGGCCCCCAGCACGGAGCTCAGTGCCagcagcagctgccactccaagTCCTGTGACCAGCTCAGGTGCAGCCCCTACCTCAGCAGCGGGGACATTGCTGACGCACTCAGCGTCCACTCAGCTGGGTCCTCCAGCTCCGACGTGGAGGAGATCAACGTGAGCTTTGTCCCAGAGTCCCCCGATGGCCAGGAGAAGAAG TTCTGGGAGTCGGCCTCCCAGTCGTCCCCGGAGACCTCCGGCATCAGCTCGGCCTCCAGcagcacctcctcctcctcagcctccaCCACGCCCGTGGCCACCGCCCGCACCCACAAGCGCTCCGTCTCCGGGGTCTGCAGCCATGGCTCCTCGCTGCCCCTCTACAACCAGCAGGTGGGCGACTGCTGCATCATCCGGGTCAGCCTGGACGTGGACAACGGCAACATGTACAAGAGCATCCTG gtgACCAGCCAGGACAAGGCTCCGGCTGTCATCCGCAAGGCCATGGACAAACACAACCTGGACG